The Muntiacus reevesi chromosome 5, mMunRee1.1, whole genome shotgun sequence genome segment CCTTTGCCTGGTAAAGCAATAAAGTTATCCTTTTCTACTTCAACCCAAATTCTGCCTCTGAGATTCGATTTGGAACCAAGTTCAGCTGAAAGctgagctttcagcatcagtGAAGACACTCTGGCTGGGAAATCTGCTGAGGTCCCCAGCAGTGCATGCCAAGTCCTGCTGCCCATACGTGTGCAATTGAACTATTTACACTGGTGCACATGTGGAAGATCTCACAGTAATTATTTATTctggtagtgaaagtgaaagttgctcagtcccgtccgactctctgtgaccccatggactatacagtccatggcatcctcAAGGgcaggatattggagtgggtagccttttccttctccaggggatctttctgatagTGAAgttggggttaaaaaaaaatgttgcagaTGATAACCTTTGGGTGGAGAGAGTTCAGACAGCAAGGATCTCTGTCTCATCTCCTTTTaagccccaccctctcctctggtcctccattcattcattcactcattcaacaaacagcTGAGTTCCGGCTGTGGGCCCAGCGTGCTTGAGACCAACAGAGGCCTCTGCCCCTGGGGGACAGCTCCGTGTAGGCACCCTGACATCCAGTGGTCACCTGAGCAAGATGCAGTGCCCTGGCTGTGGCAGAGGCTGTGGGGACAGGCCTCACAGCTCATTCTTGCTGCTTTCTGCCGGCGAAGAGGCCGCCAGGAGACAGTTTTTAGCTTCCCTGGCTCTGATGAGGGATAGGATAGTCCCCCAGTCCCCAGGATACGAGCGCTTCTCCTCAGCAACAGGGtgcccttcccacctcaccctgtGTCCTTGTGTCCCGTCATCTGGCCCTGCTGCTTTCAGCATCTTCCCAGTCATCCTGTGCAGACACAGAGCGGACACCCTTGTTTTTCTGGCTTTTGCCGGCTGCTGGCACCTGGTCTACTTGGCCTGGTCTCAGCCAGCACGGACAGgagtggggctggggggcagggccAGAGGGAGGGACCCAAGGAAAGGCATGTGGGTGCCTCCTGGGGGGCAAATCGTGGCACATCAAAGGCTGTGCTCTGCGAGGAGCTATAGTCCACGGGCAGGTTCCTGCCTGCCTGGCCTTTATCTCCTGGGAGGGAGGACAAGTCAGAGGCCCTGGCGGTTGGCAGGGGCTGAAGGCTGCTGGGACACAGGCTGTGGTCTGCAGGTACCGCCTCCCCCTAAGTTGCTGGGTAAACAGTGTGGAGAGCTGGCCCTTCACCTGGCCCCCAGAagccctcccttccctgccccgcccctctccccccacccccacaaatgCAGTTCCAGCTACCTACCTTCCTGGAACAGATCTCCCACCTCAGCTTCTTCGGAAGGAGTTTCAGGAAAGTGCCTGTGGCTGGGCCAGGACAGCATACAGAGGACCCCCAGCCAGAGGACTCGACTGGAGCCAGCCTGGGCCTCCAGCAaccatgcctgattcatgttcTTCCCAGATGGACTCTGGGGTCTCAGAGCCTGGGGAGcaggacctgacagaagcagggGCGGAGCAGGAACTGCGCTGGTTGGATCTGGGCTCTGAGGAGGCTCTGGGACCTGGGACACAGGGGCCCAgcaccccacaggcctgggggcaCTTGCTGCAGGCTGTGTGGAAGGGTCACACGGgcctggtgactcagctgctgCGGCAAGGGGCCAGTGTGGAGGAGAGGTGAGCCCCGCGGCAGGGCCTTGTATCTTCACAGGTATCTGGTGGGGTGGTGGCTGCTGTCCCTTCAGTGGTAGGGGGAGGCAGGGGTTCCCGGCGGGTAGAGGGGGTCCTTCCTGGGCAAAGGTGGCCAGTTTGAGTTTCTTTCcccagcagggggcaggggccTGGCTCCAGATCCAGCCCCCGCCCTCACCGCCCTGGCCTGCCCCACAGGGACCGCACGGGCCGGACTCCGCTCCACCTGGCGGTGTTGCGGGGCCACGTGTCGCTGGTGCGTCTGCTGCTGCAGCGTGGGGCCCAGGTCGGAGCCTCAGACCGCGCGGGGCGCACACCGCTGCACGAAGCCGCCTGGCACGCGCCGTCGCGGGTGGCAGAGTTGCTGCTGCGGCGCGGAGCGCCTGCGAATGCACGCTGCCTGGCCGGCCTCACGCCGCTGCACTGGGCCGCCGCACTGGGCCGCACGCTGATGGCTGGGCACCTGTTGGCGGCGCCGGACCCGGGCCCGACAGCGGTAGACGCGCGCGGCTGGACGGCGGCGCACTGGGCGGCCGCGGGAGGCCAGCTGGCGGTGCTCGAGCTGCTGGGGGCGAACGGTGGCGCGCGTCTAGATGGCGTCCTGTTCGTGGCGGCCGCGGCTGGGCGCGCAACTGCGCTTCGTCTCCTTCTGGCGCAAGGGGCTCCGGTGGACGCACGGGACGGTGTGGGGGCCACTGTGCTGGGCGTCGCAGCCGGCTTGGGCCGCCGGCAGGTAATCCTGGCCCAGCCTCCGAGTGATAGAAGGGTGGCGGAGAGGGGCCAGCCTCCAACCCCCGCTGCCCTTGGATATTGGCTCCTGGAAGCCCAGAGAGGGAGCCCGGTGGCAGCACCAATATTTATTGGGCACCAGGGGCAAGCCTGTTTCAGTCAGCGGGGAGGATGGGCGGCAGGGAAGTCAGGACCATTAGGGGGCAGTGGCAGTCTCCAAGTAGAGCCTCTGCAGGTGTCATGCCTgagtgctaagttgattcagttgtgtcctactatttgtgaccctatggaccgtaactctccaggctcctctgttaatgggattctccaggcaaaaatactgcagtgggttgccatgccctcctccaggggatcttcccgacccagggatcaaacctgcatctcttctgtctcttgcattggcatgcaggttctttaccgcagcgccacctgggaagcccacataggtgccatttgttgttgttgttcagtcgctgagttgtgtctgactctttgcaaccccatggactgcagcacgccaggcctccctgttcctcactatctcctggagtttgcccaagttgatgtccattgagttggtgatgctatccaaccatctcatcctctgccaccctcttctccttttgccctcaatctttcccagcatcagggtgacCAAATAAGGGAGCAGTGTCAAGAAAGGGGAGGCCAAGGGCAGCTGGCTGCTACATGGTTAACACAGCCAGCAACCTAgcccctgcccccttctcttccaggACATGGAGGTGCTGCTTGAGCACGGGGCAGACCCAAGCCTCAAGGACAGGCATGGCCGCTCTGCACTCCACAGGGCTGCTGCTGGTGGACATCTGCTTGCTGTCCAGCTGCTGGCCGCCTGGGGAGCAAAGGTGGATTCTCAGGACAAGTTGGGCCTCACCCCCCTGCACCATGCTGCCCGGGGAGGCCACATAGAGGTCACTGGCCACCTCCTGGACAGGGGTGCAGAGGTCAATGCTGCTGGCTGGCTCCAGAAGACCCCCCCTGCATCTCGCCATGGAGCATGGCCATGGCCCCACTGCAGAGCTTTTGCTGAGCCGAGGGGCCAACCCCACCCTGCGGACACGGTGGGAGGATGTGGCCCAGGACCTGTGGCCTGCCCTCTGTGGAGAGCAGGAGGTGTCCTAGGGGCACAGGGCCCTGGGGTGGCAGGGCCAAAGCAGGACGAAAGGCTCCGGGCTTCCATGGCCTTCAGGACGCACTCAGGCTTCTCTCAACTGGTGCAGGGGA includes the following:
- the ANKRD65 gene encoding LOW QUALITY PROTEIN: ankyrin repeat domain-containing protein 65 (The sequence of the model RefSeq protein was modified relative to this genomic sequence to represent the inferred CDS: deleted 1 base in 1 codon), which gives rise to MPDSCSSQMDSGVSEPGEQDLTEAGAEQELRWLDLGSEEALGPGTQGPSTPQAWGHLLQAVWKGHTGLVTQLLRQGASVEERDRTGRTPLHLAVLRGHVSLVRLLLQRGAQVGASDRAGRTPLHEAAWHAPSRVAELLLRRGAPANARCLAGLTPLHWAAALGRTLMAGHLLAAPDPGPTAVDARGWTAAHWAAAGGQLAVLELLGANGGARLDGVLFVAAAAGRATALRLLLAQGAPVDARDGVGATVLGVAAGLGRRQDMEVLLEHGADPSLKDRHGRSALHRAAAGGHLLAVQLLAAWGAKVDSQDKLGLTPLHHAARGGHIEVTGHLLDRGAEVNAAGWLQKTPLHLAMEHGHGPTAELLLSRGANPTLRTRWEDVAQDLWPALCGEQEVS